The Cyanobacteria bacterium FACHB-DQ100 genome includes the window ATGAGGCAGAAGTCATTGCAAGAGGGACTCTTAATGCAAATAAGTCCTAATTGTACTGGGTTACGTGTAAAAGACAACGGCTGATCAAAAGTATCATTCGAGCTAAGTGAGATCGTGGACTGGGTTGTAAAGCGCGATCGCATTTAGAGAGGGCTATACTCTATGGACGATCAAGAATAGTTCTACTTCCGTTCATTTTTGGACGCGATGTTTTGTATAGTTAAAGCTGGCGTGTCGATAGAAGCTCGTTTGTTAGTTCTTCAAAATTTAGGGCGACAAGTTGAAGAGAAGTGGATTTGGAAGCATCTTAATTTCGAGTTGCATCCAGGAGAAAGGTGCGCGATCGCGGGTGCTGCCGGAACCGGAAAGACATTGTTACTAAGAGCGATCGCAGCCCTTGATCCAATTCAAGCCGGAAGTATTTTATTTCAAGGTAAGAACTTGTCCGATTGGTTTATTCCTCGCTATCGCACTCAAGTTCTTTACCTACATCAACGCCCCGCACTACTAGAAGGAACAGTCGAACAGAACTTACAAGCAATCTATAAAATGTCAGTGCACCAATCACTGAAACCCTATCCTCTTGAGCGCGATCGCATCCTGAAGTATCTATCGAGCTTAGGACGATCCGCAGATTTTCTCAACCGCCCCATTCATGCCCTTTCAGGTGGAGAATCTCAGATTGCAGCTTTTCTGCGTGCTTTACTGTGTTCTCCGACTGTGTTGTTATTTGATGAACCGACCGCTTCCCTCGATGCACAGACTGAGCAACAATTCGAGCAGCTTGTACAATTTTGGCAACAGGAAGACCCAATGCGATCGTATTTCTGGACAAGCCATGATCCAGAGCAACTAAGCCGAATGACCGATCGCAGATTGAGGCTCGATCGTTTGTAGCAGGGGGATATTTACAGTACACTTGACCTTATTGTTTTTCGCACAATTTAATGCGACGCGATCCGCTGTTTTACAAGCTCTTTCAACGTTCTCCCGACTTGCTCTTTGATCTGATTGGGAATAAGCCCAACAATGCGGCTGATTATCGATTTGAATCAGTCGCCGTTAAGGAGCCAAAGTTTGAGATTGACGGTGTGTTTTTGCCGCCTGAAACCGGAGGGCCTGGAACCGTCTATTTCTGTGAGGTGCAAATGCAGAAAGACGATGAACTGTACGAACGGTTGTTTAGCGAATCGGCATTGTACTTCTACAGGAATAGCGCTCAGTTCTCAGATTGGCAAGCAGTGATTATCTATCCGACTCGCGCAACAGAGCAAAGTAAGCTGTATCCGCATCGTTCTCTGTTAAACGGGGATCAGGTGTATCGAGTGTTTTTTGGATGAATTGGGCGATGTGAGATCCTTACCTGTGACTGTGAGCGCACTCGTATTAACAATCTTGAAGGAAGATGAAGCGCCAGAAGTAGCGAGAGGTCTGATTGCACGGGCAGAGATGGAGGACTTCACGGCAACAGAAAGACGAGACATAATAGATATTGTGACCTCAATTCTAGTGTATAAATTTACGAACTTAAGTTGATCGGAGATTAGAGCTATGTTGGGATTAGATTTAACCAAAGAGCCAAGAGCAATTCGGGAAGCTAAGGAAGAAGGACGGGAAGAAGGACGGGAAGAGGTGCGCGGGCAAGAGGCGATCGCCCTGATTACTCGACAGCTAACTCGGCGGTTTGGGCAGGACTTTTCTGAAGAACTACGATCGCAGATTGCAGCCTTATCGTTGCCGTTGCTTGAAGACCTCAGTGAAGCTTTACTTGACTTCTCATCCGTGGCTGACTTAGAAGCTTGGTTAAGAGAACTTCAAGCATAAGCCTAACTGCAACGAGAACTGCTTACCTGAACTGCTAATGACGACTTCTTATGTTCCGATTAATAATGGACAGCTCGCGATCGCAGCCTTACTCATTGTGATTAATGTTGTTTTGTCAATCGCGCTACAACTGCGACTAGAGAAGCAGTTGTGGATTGGGGCAGTTCGGATGACGGTTCAACTTTTGCTGATTGGCTACGTTCTCAAGTGGATTTTTACTCTACAGTCGCCCTGGCTCGTATTAGCTGTAACTTTAATGATGACGATTCTGGCGGGACAATCTGCGATCGCAAGAACTAAACGTCGCTATCGGGGAATCTTTTGGAATTGCTTCATCTCAATCTTTGCCTCCTCAGCCTTGATGATCGGCGTGATTGTAGTTGGGATCATTAGAGTTGAGCCTTGGTATAACCCACAGTATGTGATCCCAATATTAGGTATGATTCTGGGCAATGCACTAACCGGGGCATCCCTTGCACTCGATCGCTTCACTGAAGATTTGATTATTCGACGAGATCAAATTGAAGCTTTGTTAGCGTTAGGTGCGACTCGATGGGAGGCTGCACAGCAAACAATTCAAGAAGCATTAAGAACCGGGATGATTCCTACAATCAATCAAATGATGGTGATGGGAACCGTGAGCTTACCCGGAATGATGACCGGGCAGATTATTGCAGGCGCAAATCCAACTGATGCAGTACGCTATCAGATTGTGTTGATTTTTGCGATCGCAGCCGGAACTGGACTCGCGACGATTGGAATTGTCTTACTTGGATTCCGAACGCTCTTTAACGTACAACATCAACTAAGACTTGATCGATTGCATCTCAGAGAAAAAGCCTAACTACGATCGCGCCTTTGCTTTCTGACTGATAGGAATGCACAGTGGCGTTCCTGAAATTGGATCTGCGAAAATCCGACACTCTAGATTGAACACAGCTTGAGCGAGTTCCTCGGTCATCACAGTCTTAGGATCGCCTGCTGCAAAGATTCTCCCTTCTTTGACTGCAACTAGATAATCTGCATACCGACAAGCTTGATTCAGATCATGCAGCACCATGACGATCGTTCTTCCTTGCTGCTGATTCAGGTTGTATAGCAAATCTAACACTTCAATTTGATGAGCAAGATCCAGAAAGGTAGTAGGTTCATCCAGTAATAAAATATCCGTATCTTGCGCGAGTGCCATCGCAATCCATGCGCGTTGTCGCTGCCCACCCGAAAGTGTATCTAGAGCGCGATCGCTAAACCCCACGAGATCTGTTGTTTCTAGTGCCTGTTGCACAATCTTTTCGTCCTGAATAGACCATTGTTGCAGCCAGTTTTGGTAAGGATAGCGTCCCTGAGCCACCAAATCTTTAACCGTCAGTCCTTCAGGTGCGATCGGATTTTGAGGTAACAGTCCTAATTGTTGAGCAACTTCTTTGGTCGATCGCCCGAAGATCGATTTGCTATCTAAATAAACTGCTCCATTCACAGGCTTTAATAGTCTTGCTAGCCCTCGTAGAAGCGTAGATTTCCCGCATCCGTTTGCACCCACCAAGGCGGTAATTTTGCCTGTGGGAATTTCTAGAGTCAGATCCTTAACAATAACTGTTCCATCGTAAGCAAGGGTGAGATTTCGAGTTGCGAGCGTTGCGGGTAAAGACATAAAAGATTGATTCAAAATTGCGGTGAATTTTTCTATTTCTTCTTCGTAGCGATTGCCATCTTGACTCCTTCAATCTTGCGAATTTCATCCATCACCGAAACAATCTGACCATGTTCTACCTTCTCGTCGGCATTGATTACAACAACTGCTTGCTGATTGGCTTGCATGAGTGTTCTAACCCCTGTTTGCAGTTCAGACAACTGAACCGATCGCTTGTTCAGTGCTAGTTCCCCGCTAGGCTTAACGCTCACCGCAATTCTCATCTGCTGCTGACTTTTAGAAGTTGCTGCACGAGGTAAGTTTACAGGCAAACCTTCAGAACGAGTCAGAAACAATGTAGAAATAATGAAAAATGTTAGTAACGCAAACACAACATCAATCATTGGAACAATGTTAATCTGTGCTGGAACGTCGTTATCTTCAGAAAACAGCATAGTGATTTGAGCGCAAATAATTAGTAATGTTGTGAAATCCGACCGTCTTCGTAACGACGGCTATAGATTAGCTCGAAACGATTTGCATATTCTTGAATCAAAGCGGTTTGGCGAGTGAAAAAACCTCGAAAGATACCGACTGCAAAAAAGTTAAAAATTGCAACGACTAATCCTGAAGCAGTCGAAACAAGCGCTTCACTGATCCCGCCTGTAACACCAGCAGTTTGACTGCCTCCGACATTTCCAAGATTCAAAGACGCAAACGATACGATCAATCCAGTCACCGTTCCCAACAATCCAAACAAAGGCGACAATCCAACAATCATGTCGAACAGATTCGTAAATCGTTTCATACCTGGAGTTTCAGCCTGTGCCTCCGCCTGCATTGCCAATCGAAACTGTTCAGGCGTAGGACGATCGAGCGACAAAGCAGATAGCAAAATGCGACCCGCAGGGAGATCAATGTTTTTCTTCAGAGTATCGATCGCGCCTGCCACATCGTTTTCCTGATACAACATCAATGTGCGCTGCATCATCTTGGGCTGACGTTTGATGATGCGACCCCAGTAGCGCGATCGCTCAATGATCAACCCGATCGCGGTGACAGAAAATAGCAGCAGTGGAATCATCACCACTCCACCTGCTATCAAAAAGTTAATCACATCACTCATCACTGCAACTCCAACCCAAGTTCACGAGAATTTTTAAAGTCAAACGGTTGTGGCTTCCAACTGAAGAAACAGAAACCCAAACCTATGTCAGCGTAAAACTGATGAAAATAATTGTCAAGTATTTTCATCAACTGAACCCAAGGACAGACACTAAAAGGCACTAAAGCATCAGGCTTATAGTCGCATCTTCAGAGTCGAATTTCTTCTAAAATCATGGATAATTAGTATCTAAAGCCATGGAGAACTGGTAATTGACAGATGCAAAATCGAGTATTAGTCTGAGTGAATGGAATCCCCTGATGCTAAT containing:
- a CDS encoding ABC transporter ATP-binding protein, with product MSLPATLATRNLTLAYDGTVIVKDLTLEIPTGKITALVGANGCGKSTLLRGLARLLKPVNGAVYLDSKSIFGRSTKEVAQQLGLLPQNPIAPEGLTVKDLVAQGRYPYQNWLQQWSIQDEKIVQQALETTDLVGFSDRALDTLSGGQRQRAWIAMALAQDTDILLLDEPTTFLDLAHQIEVLDLLYNLNQQQGRTIVMVLHDLNQACRYADYLVAVKEGRIFAAGDPKTVMTEELAQAVFNLECRIFADPISGTPLCIPISQKAKARS
- the fetB gene encoding iron export ABC transporter permease subunit FetB, which translates into the protein MTTSYVPINNGQLAIAALLIVINVVLSIALQLRLEKQLWIGAVRMTVQLLLIGYVLKWIFTLQSPWLVLAVTLMMTILAGQSAIARTKRRYRGIFWNCFISIFASSALMIGVIVVGIIRVEPWYNPQYVIPILGMILGNALTGASLALDRFTEDLIIRRDQIEALLALGATRWEAAQQTIQEALRTGMIPTINQMMVMGTVSLPGMMTGQIIAGANPTDAVRYQIVLIFAIAAGTGLATIGIVLLGFRTLFNVQHQLRLDRLHLREKA
- a CDS encoding biopolymer transporter ExbD, with amino-acid sequence MLFSEDNDVPAQINIVPMIDVVFALLTFFIISTLFLTRSEGLPVNLPRAATSKSQQQMRIAVSVKPSGELALNKRSVQLSELQTGVRTLMQANQQAVVVINADEKVEHGQIVSVMDEIRKIEGVKMAIATKKK
- a CDS encoding MotA/TolQ/ExbB proton channel family protein, producing the protein MSDVINFLIAGGVVMIPLLLFSVTAIGLIIERSRYWGRIIKRQPKMMQRTLMLYQENDVAGAIDTLKKNIDLPAGRILLSALSLDRPTPEQFRLAMQAEAQAETPGMKRFTNLFDMIVGLSPLFGLLGTVTGLIVSFASLNLGNVGGSQTAGVTGGISEALVSTASGLVVAIFNFFAVGIFRGFFTRQTALIQEYANRFELIYSRRYEDGRISQHY
- a CDS encoding ATP-binding cassette domain-containing protein, with protein sequence MFCIVKAGVSIEARLLVLQNLGRQVEEKWIWKHLNFELHPGERCAIAGAAGTGKTLLLRAIAALDPIQAGSILFQGKNLSDWFIPRYRTQVLYLHQRPALLEGTVEQNLQAIYKMSVHQSLKPYPLERDRILKYLSSLGRSADFLNRPIHALSGGESQIAAFLRALLCSPTVLLFDEPTASLDAQTEQQFEQLVQFWQQEDPMRSYFWTSHDPEQLSRMTDRRLRLDRL